Proteins found in one Aethina tumida isolate Nest 87 chromosome 1, icAetTumi1.1, whole genome shotgun sequence genomic segment:
- the LOC109603992 gene encoding ATP-sensitive inward rectifier potassium channel 11 isoform X3, which translates to MRNTQVMQNEYRVENETKGARNRDQFQRLLGNKSAPNLILNSAQINGNQKLGNRRRSDNSLLGSINRLRLSITASSKDAPNHVWSRYRQSRFNARRQRKRVVFKHGDCNVVQGNVAKRRRRYLQDIFTTLVDAQWRWTLAVFSLNFLLSWLLFAIVWWLIVFTHGDLNQEHTAGNDTEFVPCITNIYSFTSCFLFSVETQHTIGFGGRTITEECPEAIFVMCTQSIVGVITQAFMVGVVFAKLSRPQKRTQTLMFSRNALISQRDGVPCLMFRVGDMRKSHIIEAHVRAQLIKHKITKEGESLPFFQTELKVRDKVGGDGEEDKIFFIWPTTIVHKIDKNSPLYNMSATDLLRERFEIVVILEGVIESTGMTTQARSSYLPSEILWGHRFQSLIQFKKDSGEYEVDYALFNNTVEVDTPLCSARELDEHRAIFNNDLDIRPGMFPSIRSHSSDTLSSMDSMSLDDGHIEMKPCPIPVTVTAPEETVPLKNGSAIPV; encoded by the exons ATGCGCAACACCCAAGTTATGCAGAACGAGTATCGCGTGGAAAACGAGACGAAAGGCGCTAGGAACCGGGATCAATTCCAAAG GTTGTTGGGTAACAAGTCGGCACCGAATCTGATATTGAACTCTGCCCAAATCAATGGTAACCAGAAATTAGGAAACAGAAGACGTTCTGACAACAGTTTGTTGGGGTCCATCAACAGGCTCAGGCTCTCGATCACTGCCAGCTCGAAGGATGCCCCCAATCACGTTTGGAGCAG ATACAGGCAATCAAGGTTTAATGCAAGAAGGCAGAGGAAACGTGTAGTCTTCAAACATGGCGACTGCAACGTCGTCCAAGGGAACGTGGCCAAAAGACGTAGGAGGTATTTGCAG GACATTTTTACAACTCTGGTAGACGCACAATGGCGCTGGACGCTAGCTGTCTTCTCCCTTAACTTCCTCCTGTCCTGGCTGTTGTTCGCCATCGTCTGGTGGCTAATTGTGTTTACACACGGCGACCTCAACCAAGAGCACACG GCTGGCAACGATACGGAGTTCGTGCCTTGCATCACCAACATCTACAGCTTCACATCCTGCTTCCTGTTTAGCGTGGAGACTCAACACACGATTGGCTTTGGCGGCCGTACGATAACAGAGGAATGTCCCGAGGCGATTTTCGTGATGTGCACCCAGAGCATTGTGGGCGTCATAACGCAGGCGTTTATGGTCGGGGTGGTGTTCGCAAAATTATCTCGTCCCCAGAAACGTACCCAAACGCTGATGTTCTCCAGGAACGCGTTGATAAGCCAGAGGGACGGGGTACCGTGCTTGATGTTCAGGGTCGGGGACATGAGGAAGAGTCACATCATCGAAGCGCATGTGAGAGCGCAGTTGATCAAGCACAAGATCACCAAAGAGGGGGAGAGTCTGCCGTTCTTCCAAACTGAACTGAAGGTAAGGGATAAA GTTGGCGGTGATGGTGAGGAAGACAAGATCTTTTTCATCTGGCCCACTAcaattgttcataaaattgataaaaactcCCCCTTGTATAATATGTCAGCCACAGATCTTCTGAGGGAGCGGTTCGAAATCGTTGTAATATTAG agGGTGTAATTGAATCTACCGGTATGACAACACAAGCAAGATCCAGTTATTTGCCGTCGGAAATATTGTGGGGACATAGATTCCAATCTCTAATTCAGTTCAAGAAGGATTCTGGAGAGTACGAGGTGGATTACGCTCTCTTCAACAACACCGTGGAGGTGGACACCCCACTTTGCAGTGCTCGAGAATTAGATGAGCACAGAGCCATCTTCAACAACGATCTTG atatAAGACCAGGAATGTTCCCCTCAATTCGCTCGCATTCCAGCGATACACTGTCCAGTATGGATTCCATGTCCTTGGACGATGGCCATATAGAAATGAAGCCCTGTCCCATTCCAGTAACTGTAACAGCGCCTGAAGAAACTGTTCCACTGAAGAATGGCAGCGCCATTCCAGTTTAG
- the LOC109603992 gene encoding ATP-sensitive inward rectifier potassium channel 11 isoform X4, which produces MTPMGSMANIRRCLSQMSMLAFKASSSGEEAWAHTWTRYRQSRFNARRQRKRVVFKHGDCNVVQGNVAKRRRRYLQDIFTTLVDAQWRWTLAVFSLNFLLSWLLFAIVWWLIVFTHGDLNQEHTAGNDTEFVPCITNIYSFTSCFLFSVETQHTIGFGGRTITEECPEAIFVMCTQSIVGVITQAFMVGVVFAKLSRPQKRTQTLMFSRNALISQRDGVPCLMFRVGDMRKSHIIEAHVRAQLIKHKITKEGESLPFFQTELKVRDKVGGDGEEDKIFFIWPTTIVHKIDKNSPLYNMSATDLLRERFEIVVILEGVIESTGMTTQARSSYLPSEILWGHRFQSLIQFKKDSGEYEVDYALFNNTVEVDTPLCSARELDEHRAIFNNDLETDRNYLQINDIRPGMFPSIRSHSSDTLSSMDSMSLDDGHIEMKPCPIPVTVTAPEETVPLKNGSAIPV; this is translated from the exons ATGACTCCGATGGGGTCGATGGCGAATATCAGGAGGTGTCTGTCCCAAATGTCCATGCTGGCCTTCAAAGCCAGCTCTTCTGGGGAGGAAGCTTGGGCGCACACTTGGACAAg ATACAGGCAATCAAGGTTTAATGCAAGAAGGCAGAGGAAACGTGTAGTCTTCAAACATGGCGACTGCAACGTCGTCCAAGGGAACGTGGCCAAAAGACGTAGGAGGTATTTGCAG GACATTTTTACAACTCTGGTAGACGCACAATGGCGCTGGACGCTAGCTGTCTTCTCCCTTAACTTCCTCCTGTCCTGGCTGTTGTTCGCCATCGTCTGGTGGCTAATTGTGTTTACACACGGCGACCTCAACCAAGAGCACACG GCTGGCAACGATACGGAGTTCGTGCCTTGCATCACCAACATCTACAGCTTCACATCCTGCTTCCTGTTTAGCGTGGAGACTCAACACACGATTGGCTTTGGCGGCCGTACGATAACAGAGGAATGTCCCGAGGCGATTTTCGTGATGTGCACCCAGAGCATTGTGGGCGTCATAACGCAGGCGTTTATGGTCGGGGTGGTGTTCGCAAAATTATCTCGTCCCCAGAAACGTACCCAAACGCTGATGTTCTCCAGGAACGCGTTGATAAGCCAGAGGGACGGGGTACCGTGCTTGATGTTCAGGGTCGGGGACATGAGGAAGAGTCACATCATCGAAGCGCATGTGAGAGCGCAGTTGATCAAGCACAAGATCACCAAAGAGGGGGAGAGTCTGCCGTTCTTCCAAACTGAACTGAAGGTAAGGGATAAA GTTGGCGGTGATGGTGAGGAAGACAAGATCTTTTTCATCTGGCCCACTAcaattgttcataaaattgataaaaactcCCCCTTGTATAATATGTCAGCCACAGATCTTCTGAGGGAGCGGTTCGAAATCGTTGTAATATTAG agGGTGTAATTGAATCTACCGGTATGACAACACAAGCAAGATCCAGTTATTTGCCGTCGGAAATATTGTGGGGACATAGATTCCAATCTCTAATTCAGTTCAAGAAGGATTCTGGAGAGTACGAGGTGGATTACGCTCTCTTCAACAACACCGTGGAGGTGGACACCCCACTTTGCAGTGCTCGAGAATTAGATGAGCACAGAGCCATCTTCAACAACGATCTTG AAACTGACAGAAATTACTTGCAAATTAATG atatAAGACCAGGAATGTTCCCCTCAATTCGCTCGCATTCCAGCGATACACTGTCCAGTATGGATTCCATGTCCTTGGACGATGGCCATATAGAAATGAAGCCCTGTCCCATTCCAGTAACTGTAACAGCGCCTGAAGAAACTGTTCCACTGAAGAATGGCAGCGCCATTCCAGTTTAG
- the LOC109603634 gene encoding uncharacterized protein LOC109603634 has translation MYAPMALYYNYFKKDKLRDETVPPGNDLNKTNSSLCLALNSGSFNPGIILNQTADMCKIYFLHSKESIEVARNNILGNLFVLKDREVSYRENGRVYAGKIIGMDSKTGRGSPKNFLIEKPTKEAAWVSMPDIFLSQRQYKSLVMDSPPNLDKTRNID, from the exons ATGTATGCACCGATGGCCCTTTActacaattatttcaaaaaagatAAGCTTCGAGATGAAACTGTGCCACCCGGAAACGATTTAAA CAAAACAAACTCAAGCTTATGCTTGGCTTTGAACTCGGGCAGCTTCAACCCGGGCATTATCCTTAATCAAACGGCGGACATGTGCAAGATCTACTTCCTCCACAGCAAGGAATCGATAGAAGTCGCTCGCAACAACATCCTGGGTAACCTGTTCGTGCTCAAGGATCGCGAGGTGTCCTATAGGGAGAACGGACGCGTTTACGCCGGCAAGATCATCGGCATGGACAGCAAGACTGGACGGGGAAGTCCCAAAAACTTTTTGATAGAGAAGCCGACCAAGGAGGCTGCCTGGGTCTCGATGCCCGATATCTTCTTGAGCCAGAGGCAGTACAAATCGTTGGTCATGGACTCGCCTCCCAATTTGGATAAAACCCGGAACATTGATTGA
- the LOC109603992 gene encoding G protein-activated inward rectifier potassium channel 3 isoform X2: MRNTQVMQNEYRVENETKGARNRDQFQRLLGNKSAPNLILNSAQINGNQKLGNRRRSDNSLLGSINRLRLSITASSKDAPNHVWSRYRQSRFNARRQRKRVVFKHGDCNVVQGNVAKRRRRYLQDIFTTLVDAQWRWTLAVFSLNFLLSWLLFAIVWWLIVFTHGDLNQEHTAGNDTEFVPCITNIYSFTSCFLFSVETQHTIGFGGRTITEECPEAIFVMCTQSIVGVITQAFMVGVVFAKLSRPQKRTQTLMFSRNALISQRDGVPCLMFRVGDMRKSHIIEAHVRAQLIKHKITKEGESLPFFQTELKVGGDGEEDKIFFIWPTTIVHKIDKNSPLYNMSATDLLRERFEIVVILEGVIESTGMTTQARSSYLPSEILWGHRFQSLIQFKKDSGEYEVDYALFNNTVEVDTPLCSARELDEHRAIFNNDLETDRNYLQINDIRPGMFPSIRSHSSDTLSSMDSMSLDDGHIEMKPCPIPVTVTAPEETVPLKNGSAIPV, encoded by the exons ATGCGCAACACCCAAGTTATGCAGAACGAGTATCGCGTGGAAAACGAGACGAAAGGCGCTAGGAACCGGGATCAATTCCAAAG GTTGTTGGGTAACAAGTCGGCACCGAATCTGATATTGAACTCTGCCCAAATCAATGGTAACCAGAAATTAGGAAACAGAAGACGTTCTGACAACAGTTTGTTGGGGTCCATCAACAGGCTCAGGCTCTCGATCACTGCCAGCTCGAAGGATGCCCCCAATCACGTTTGGAGCAG ATACAGGCAATCAAGGTTTAATGCAAGAAGGCAGAGGAAACGTGTAGTCTTCAAACATGGCGACTGCAACGTCGTCCAAGGGAACGTGGCCAAAAGACGTAGGAGGTATTTGCAG GACATTTTTACAACTCTGGTAGACGCACAATGGCGCTGGACGCTAGCTGTCTTCTCCCTTAACTTCCTCCTGTCCTGGCTGTTGTTCGCCATCGTCTGGTGGCTAATTGTGTTTACACACGGCGACCTCAACCAAGAGCACACG GCTGGCAACGATACGGAGTTCGTGCCTTGCATCACCAACATCTACAGCTTCACATCCTGCTTCCTGTTTAGCGTGGAGACTCAACACACGATTGGCTTTGGCGGCCGTACGATAACAGAGGAATGTCCCGAGGCGATTTTCGTGATGTGCACCCAGAGCATTGTGGGCGTCATAACGCAGGCGTTTATGGTCGGGGTGGTGTTCGCAAAATTATCTCGTCCCCAGAAACGTACCCAAACGCTGATGTTCTCCAGGAACGCGTTGATAAGCCAGAGGGACGGGGTACCGTGCTTGATGTTCAGGGTCGGGGACATGAGGAAGAGTCACATCATCGAAGCGCATGTGAGAGCGCAGTTGATCAAGCACAAGATCACCAAAGAGGGGGAGAGTCTGCCGTTCTTCCAAACTGAACTGAAG GTTGGCGGTGATGGTGAGGAAGACAAGATCTTTTTCATCTGGCCCACTAcaattgttcataaaattgataaaaactcCCCCTTGTATAATATGTCAGCCACAGATCTTCTGAGGGAGCGGTTCGAAATCGTTGTAATATTAG agGGTGTAATTGAATCTACCGGTATGACAACACAAGCAAGATCCAGTTATTTGCCGTCGGAAATATTGTGGGGACATAGATTCCAATCTCTAATTCAGTTCAAGAAGGATTCTGGAGAGTACGAGGTGGATTACGCTCTCTTCAACAACACCGTGGAGGTGGACACCCCACTTTGCAGTGCTCGAGAATTAGATGAGCACAGAGCCATCTTCAACAACGATCTTG AAACTGACAGAAATTACTTGCAAATTAATG atatAAGACCAGGAATGTTCCCCTCAATTCGCTCGCATTCCAGCGATACACTGTCCAGTATGGATTCCATGTCCTTGGACGATGGCCATATAGAAATGAAGCCCTGTCCCATTCCAGTAACTGTAACAGCGCCTGAAGAAACTGTTCCACTGAAGAATGGCAGCGCCATTCCAGTTTAG
- the LOC109603992 gene encoding ATP-sensitive inward rectifier potassium channel 11 isoform X1 yields the protein MRNTQVMQNEYRVENETKGARNRDQFQRLLGNKSAPNLILNSAQINGNQKLGNRRRSDNSLLGSINRLRLSITASSKDAPNHVWSRYRQSRFNARRQRKRVVFKHGDCNVVQGNVAKRRRRYLQDIFTTLVDAQWRWTLAVFSLNFLLSWLLFAIVWWLIVFTHGDLNQEHTAGNDTEFVPCITNIYSFTSCFLFSVETQHTIGFGGRTITEECPEAIFVMCTQSIVGVITQAFMVGVVFAKLSRPQKRTQTLMFSRNALISQRDGVPCLMFRVGDMRKSHIIEAHVRAQLIKHKITKEGESLPFFQTELKVRDKVGGDGEEDKIFFIWPTTIVHKIDKNSPLYNMSATDLLRERFEIVVILEGVIESTGMTTQARSSYLPSEILWGHRFQSLIQFKKDSGEYEVDYALFNNTVEVDTPLCSARELDEHRAIFNNDLETDRNYLQINDIRPGMFPSIRSHSSDTLSSMDSMSLDDGHIEMKPCPIPVTVTAPEETVPLKNGSAIPV from the exons ATGCGCAACACCCAAGTTATGCAGAACGAGTATCGCGTGGAAAACGAGACGAAAGGCGCTAGGAACCGGGATCAATTCCAAAG GTTGTTGGGTAACAAGTCGGCACCGAATCTGATATTGAACTCTGCCCAAATCAATGGTAACCAGAAATTAGGAAACAGAAGACGTTCTGACAACAGTTTGTTGGGGTCCATCAACAGGCTCAGGCTCTCGATCACTGCCAGCTCGAAGGATGCCCCCAATCACGTTTGGAGCAG ATACAGGCAATCAAGGTTTAATGCAAGAAGGCAGAGGAAACGTGTAGTCTTCAAACATGGCGACTGCAACGTCGTCCAAGGGAACGTGGCCAAAAGACGTAGGAGGTATTTGCAG GACATTTTTACAACTCTGGTAGACGCACAATGGCGCTGGACGCTAGCTGTCTTCTCCCTTAACTTCCTCCTGTCCTGGCTGTTGTTCGCCATCGTCTGGTGGCTAATTGTGTTTACACACGGCGACCTCAACCAAGAGCACACG GCTGGCAACGATACGGAGTTCGTGCCTTGCATCACCAACATCTACAGCTTCACATCCTGCTTCCTGTTTAGCGTGGAGACTCAACACACGATTGGCTTTGGCGGCCGTACGATAACAGAGGAATGTCCCGAGGCGATTTTCGTGATGTGCACCCAGAGCATTGTGGGCGTCATAACGCAGGCGTTTATGGTCGGGGTGGTGTTCGCAAAATTATCTCGTCCCCAGAAACGTACCCAAACGCTGATGTTCTCCAGGAACGCGTTGATAAGCCAGAGGGACGGGGTACCGTGCTTGATGTTCAGGGTCGGGGACATGAGGAAGAGTCACATCATCGAAGCGCATGTGAGAGCGCAGTTGATCAAGCACAAGATCACCAAAGAGGGGGAGAGTCTGCCGTTCTTCCAAACTGAACTGAAGGTAAGGGATAAA GTTGGCGGTGATGGTGAGGAAGACAAGATCTTTTTCATCTGGCCCACTAcaattgttcataaaattgataaaaactcCCCCTTGTATAATATGTCAGCCACAGATCTTCTGAGGGAGCGGTTCGAAATCGTTGTAATATTAG agGGTGTAATTGAATCTACCGGTATGACAACACAAGCAAGATCCAGTTATTTGCCGTCGGAAATATTGTGGGGACATAGATTCCAATCTCTAATTCAGTTCAAGAAGGATTCTGGAGAGTACGAGGTGGATTACGCTCTCTTCAACAACACCGTGGAGGTGGACACCCCACTTTGCAGTGCTCGAGAATTAGATGAGCACAGAGCCATCTTCAACAACGATCTTG AAACTGACAGAAATTACTTGCAAATTAATG atatAAGACCAGGAATGTTCCCCTCAATTCGCTCGCATTCCAGCGATACACTGTCCAGTATGGATTCCATGTCCTTGGACGATGGCCATATAGAAATGAAGCCCTGTCCCATTCCAGTAACTGTAACAGCGCCTGAAGAAACTGTTCCACTGAAGAATGGCAGCGCCATTCCAGTTTAG
- the LOC109603992 gene encoding G protein-activated inward rectifier potassium channel 3 isoform X5, with amino-acid sequence MTPMGSMANIRRCLSQMSMLAFKASSSGEEAWAHTWTRYRQSRFNARRQRKRVVFKHGDCNVVQGNVAKRRRRYLQDIFTTLVDAQWRWTLAVFSLNFLLSWLLFAIVWWLIVFTHGDLNQEHTAGNDTEFVPCITNIYSFTSCFLFSVETQHTIGFGGRTITEECPEAIFVMCTQSIVGVITQAFMVGVVFAKLSRPQKRTQTLMFSRNALISQRDGVPCLMFRVGDMRKSHIIEAHVRAQLIKHKITKEGESLPFFQTELKVGGDGEEDKIFFIWPTTIVHKIDKNSPLYNMSATDLLRERFEIVVILEGVIESTGMTTQARSSYLPSEILWGHRFQSLIQFKKDSGEYEVDYALFNNTVEVDTPLCSARELDEHRAIFNNDLETDRNYLQINDIRPGMFPSIRSHSSDTLSSMDSMSLDDGHIEMKPCPIPVTVTAPEETVPLKNGSAIPV; translated from the exons ATGACTCCGATGGGGTCGATGGCGAATATCAGGAGGTGTCTGTCCCAAATGTCCATGCTGGCCTTCAAAGCCAGCTCTTCTGGGGAGGAAGCTTGGGCGCACACTTGGACAAg ATACAGGCAATCAAGGTTTAATGCAAGAAGGCAGAGGAAACGTGTAGTCTTCAAACATGGCGACTGCAACGTCGTCCAAGGGAACGTGGCCAAAAGACGTAGGAGGTATTTGCAG GACATTTTTACAACTCTGGTAGACGCACAATGGCGCTGGACGCTAGCTGTCTTCTCCCTTAACTTCCTCCTGTCCTGGCTGTTGTTCGCCATCGTCTGGTGGCTAATTGTGTTTACACACGGCGACCTCAACCAAGAGCACACG GCTGGCAACGATACGGAGTTCGTGCCTTGCATCACCAACATCTACAGCTTCACATCCTGCTTCCTGTTTAGCGTGGAGACTCAACACACGATTGGCTTTGGCGGCCGTACGATAACAGAGGAATGTCCCGAGGCGATTTTCGTGATGTGCACCCAGAGCATTGTGGGCGTCATAACGCAGGCGTTTATGGTCGGGGTGGTGTTCGCAAAATTATCTCGTCCCCAGAAACGTACCCAAACGCTGATGTTCTCCAGGAACGCGTTGATAAGCCAGAGGGACGGGGTACCGTGCTTGATGTTCAGGGTCGGGGACATGAGGAAGAGTCACATCATCGAAGCGCATGTGAGAGCGCAGTTGATCAAGCACAAGATCACCAAAGAGGGGGAGAGTCTGCCGTTCTTCCAAACTGAACTGAAG GTTGGCGGTGATGGTGAGGAAGACAAGATCTTTTTCATCTGGCCCACTAcaattgttcataaaattgataaaaactcCCCCTTGTATAATATGTCAGCCACAGATCTTCTGAGGGAGCGGTTCGAAATCGTTGTAATATTAG agGGTGTAATTGAATCTACCGGTATGACAACACAAGCAAGATCCAGTTATTTGCCGTCGGAAATATTGTGGGGACATAGATTCCAATCTCTAATTCAGTTCAAGAAGGATTCTGGAGAGTACGAGGTGGATTACGCTCTCTTCAACAACACCGTGGAGGTGGACACCCCACTTTGCAGTGCTCGAGAATTAGATGAGCACAGAGCCATCTTCAACAACGATCTTG AAACTGACAGAAATTACTTGCAAATTAATG atatAAGACCAGGAATGTTCCCCTCAATTCGCTCGCATTCCAGCGATACACTGTCCAGTATGGATTCCATGTCCTTGGACGATGGCCATATAGAAATGAAGCCCTGTCCCATTCCAGTAACTGTAACAGCGCCTGAAGAAACTGTTCCACTGAAGAATGGCAGCGCCATTCCAGTTTAG